Proteins from a genomic interval of Benincasa hispida cultivar B227 chromosome 7, ASM972705v1, whole genome shotgun sequence:
- the LOC120081895 gene encoding 3-phosphoinositide-dependent protein kinase 2-like, with protein MLAMEKDFDAKLMIQSNASNGGNVQRSKSFAFRAPQENFTIQDFELGKIYGVGSYSKVVRAKKKDTGIVYALKIMDKKFITKENKTAYVKLERIVLDQLDHPGVVRLFFTFQDTFSLYMALESCEGGELFDQITRKGRLSEDEARFYTAEVVDALEYIHNMGLIHRDIKPENLLLTTDGHIKIADFGSVKPMVDSRITVLPNAASDDKACTFVGTAAYVPPEVLNSSPATFGNDLWALGCTLYQMLSGTSPFKDASEWLIFQKIVARDIKFPSYFSEQARDLIDHLLDLDPIKRPGAGAEGYTSLKNHPFFEGVDWNNIRAQTPPRLALEAGSHSNENEDGSESSWNPSHVGDGASRQNDGNAGSASTSEGSHHITRLASIDSFDSKWQQFLEPGESVLMISMVKKLQKLTSKKVQLILTNKPKLIYVDPSKLIVKGNIIWSDNPNDLNIQVTSPSHFKICTPKKIASFEDAKQRAWQWKKAIEGLQNR; from the exons ATGTTGGCAATGGAGAAGGATTTTGATGCCAAGTTGATGATTCAGAGCAACGCTTCTAATGGCGGCAATGTTCAGAGATCCAAGAGCTTTGCCTTTCGAGCTCCTCAGGAGAATTTCACAATCCAGGATTTTGAATTGGGAAAGATTTATGGGGTTGGTTCATATTCCAAG GTTGTGAGGGCGAAGAAGAAGGACACAGGAATTGTATATGCATTGAAGATAATGGACAAAAAATTCATcaccaaagaaaataaaactgcTTATGTGAAGTTGGAAAGAATTGTACTTGATCAGTTGGACCATCCTGGGGTTGTCAGACTATTTTTTACCTTTCAGGATACTTTTTCTTTGT ACATGGCATTGGAGTCTTGTGAAGGTGGAGAACTTTTTGATCAGATAACTAGG AAAGGTCGTCTGTCAGAGGATGAAGCTCGGTTTTATACTGCAGAAGTGGTCGATGCCCTTGAATACATACACAACATGGGATTGATACACCGAGATATCAAG ccTGAAAACTTGCTACTTACGACTGATGGACATATCAAAATAGCTGATTTTGGGAGTGTAAAGCCTATGGTGGATAGTCGAATTACCGTTCTCCCGAATGCAGCATCAG ATGATAAAGCTTGTACATTTGTGGGAACTGCTGCATATGTTCCTCCAGAAGTCCTTAATTCCTCCCCTGCAACTTTCGG AAATGACCTTTGGGCGCTCGGGTGCACCTTGTACCAGATGCTTTCAGGGACTTCTCCTTTTAAGGATGCAAGTGAGTGGCTTATTTTCCAAAAAATTGTAGCACGAGATATAAAATTCCCCAGCTATTTTTCCGAGCAAGCAAGGGATCTCATCGACCACCTATTG GATTTAGATCCCATCAAGAGACCGGGTGCGGGAGCCGAGGGTTATACTTCTCTCAAGAATCATCCCTTCTTTGAGGGGGTTGATTGGAACAACATAAGAGCACAAACTCCTCCCAGACTTGCTTTAGAAGCAGGG AGTCATTCAAATGAGAACGAGGATGGCTCTGAGTCCTCTTGGAATCCTTCACATGTTGGAGATGGTGCATCAAGACAAAATGATGGGAATGCTGGTTCTGCATCAACTTCCGAAGGATCACATCATATTACTCGGCTTGCATCGATCGACTCCTTTGATTCAAAATG GCAACAATTCCTTGAACCTGGAGAATCTGTTCTTATGATTTCAATGGTGAAAAAACTTCAGAAGCTAACAAGCAAAAAGGTTCAACTCATCCTCACCAACAAACCAAAGTTGATTTATGTTGATCCTTCAAAGCTCATTGTCAAGGGGAATATTATTTGGTCTGACAATCCTAATGACCTCAACATTCAAGTGACTAGTCCTTCACATTTCAAGATTTGCACA CCAAAGAAGATTGCCTCTTTCGAGGATGCGAAACAGCGAGCCTGGCAGTGGAAGAAGGCGATCGAGGGGCTTCAGAATCGATGA